One Porphyromonas pogonae genomic region harbors:
- a CDS encoding fimbrial protein, which translates to MKVKINRNLLHSTLQISVILSFLSCFFSCTDDNRDNPELEGHHSIIELSVAMGDFPKESVMRSSISPEQENKVWNLYLFIFNTDGTIQNRQFFPYNPSTDKLAGEDASGKVKLKTISGKKSIYAVANIGEKSPLADITKEQLDAITSKQALQDLIISYRTGFATLSRTDGKLLMAGKIEDHTIIPGITTNTLNIPLTRVCSKVKFTVNTASNVKFTPRTWRVLRIPNKVRLFASSTDKVGLTSSSDFFDSEKKEFESIIKPDGGVENSFTFYQYENKKQSKSIIIGSGSNPTADAFYKREKQDKTSTGINGNVTNGAFTYADLNATYVQIEGSLEIQNGSTRINAQVTYTIHLGYVDANANDFDCKRNTYYNYTVTINGIENIKVEAMATSADIEPNPGAEGSSVVRSTNNLSFDAHYATTWVRIARSVATLANPYYVNTPFERHGVKDINWIKFVKNPVGNNQSITTYPGESSSSLMNPQQMIERLKQAHTSNEANFFVRESDGLDYTYFTVFLNEFYYDKDPLNPSAVSDPSLWKKFVNQPAREFVMAQDYYLSKDGKSSFADNALLIRQESIKTTYDLSSSKAVGFEVMDENWGRSYTIESGSNKANTDPLDGWKNSALDWELAIGDPRTATWTQDNNHRWSNFVNLNAIVSQNNYGWGTYQLITNGVTNPKTSTSNTARYACLARNRDLNGNGYIDKDELRWYLPAVEQLVNVWIGSSAIGVDDQLYRTSQYYSQLNRPLYVLYFSSTSWDNTSRSNPTILWSKEGTSTSAIAGPAVGNWFPGGYNLGYDKFYTRCMRNLGNSDPSVQPASTVKWDVTNRIISLIETVDKLYSGAYRNTDVDFMTTELPSHTERSPQNIPAKRFKVANKYLGEQNGGAPWVLSWNALRATTTPVQSCNKDYYEKSDQSDKGKWRVPNQRELQLMSRTKVIGSSAADESTFIWSATGYTYSLSLDPPMPGYTGGNRDRALRGSNKMLTALEKTESLKVRCVRDLKSNQLE; encoded by the coding sequence ATGAAAGTAAAAATTAATCGTAACTTATTACATAGTACACTTCAGATCAGCGTAATCTTGTCTTTTTTGTCATGTTTTTTTTCATGCACTGATGACAATCGTGATAATCCCGAATTAGAGGGACATCATTCTATTATAGAGTTATCTGTAGCTATGGGAGATTTTCCTAAAGAATCAGTTATGCGATCTTCAATTTCACCAGAACAAGAGAATAAGGTGTGGAATTTATATCTATTTATTTTTAATACAGATGGAACGATTCAAAATCGTCAATTTTTCCCTTATAATCCCTCAACAGATAAATTAGCAGGAGAAGATGCTTCCGGGAAAGTTAAATTAAAAACAATATCAGGGAAGAAGAGTATTTATGCGGTGGCTAATATTGGAGAAAAATCTCCTTTAGCTGATATTACCAAAGAGCAATTGGATGCCATTACTTCTAAACAGGCTCTACAAGATCTTATTATATCATATAGAACGGGTTTTGCTACATTGTCACGTACAGATGGTAAATTGCTGATGGCAGGTAAAATAGAAGATCACACAATAATACCTGGAATAACTACAAATACTTTAAATATTCCACTCACAAGAGTTTGCTCGAAAGTTAAATTTACAGTGAATACAGCCTCAAATGTCAAGTTTACACCAAGAACATGGAGAGTACTCCGAATCCCTAATAAGGTACGGTTGTTTGCTTCAAGTACTGACAAAGTGGGACTTACTTCTTCTTCTGATTTTTTTGATTCGGAAAAAAAAGAGTTTGAAAGCATTATTAAGCCTGATGGGGGTGTCGAGAATTCGTTTACATTTTATCAATATGAGAACAAAAAGCAGAGTAAAAGTATCATCATTGGATCAGGAAGTAATCCGACTGCTGATGCTTTTTACAAAAGAGAGAAGCAAGATAAAACATCAACAGGAATAAATGGGAATGTTACTAATGGAGCCTTTACTTATGCTGACCTTAACGCCACGTATGTTCAAATCGAAGGAAGTCTTGAAATACAGAATGGATCAACACGAATTAATGCTCAAGTAACATATACTATTCATTTAGGATATGTTGATGCAAATGCCAATGATTTTGATTGTAAGAGGAATACTTATTATAATTACACTGTAACGATTAATGGAATTGAGAATATAAAAGTTGAAGCTATGGCAACTTCAGCCGATATTGAACCCAATCCAGGAGCAGAGGGGAGTAGTGTTGTGAGAAGTACTAATAATCTGAGTTTCGACGCGCATTATGCGACTACATGGGTGCGTATTGCTAGATCTGTTGCTACGTTAGCCAACCCTTATTATGTAAACACACCGTTTGAGAGACATGGAGTCAAAGATATCAATTGGATCAAATTTGTTAAAAATCCTGTTGGAAACAATCAATCTATTACAACTTATCCGGGAGAATCAAGTTCTTCATTAATGAATCCTCAACAAATGATAGAGCGACTTAAGCAAGCCCATACATCTAATGAAGCGAATTTTTTTGTTCGAGAATCCGATGGACTTGACTATACCTATTTTACTGTATTTTTAAATGAATTTTATTACGATAAGGATCCTTTAAATCCATCAGCTGTTAGTGATCCTTCGTTATGGAAAAAATTTGTAAACCAACCTGCACGAGAATTTGTTATGGCTCAAGATTATTATTTGAGCAAGGACGGGAAGTCTTCTTTTGCTGATAATGCCCTTTTGATACGACAAGAGTCAATTAAAACAACCTATGATCTTTCATCTTCTAAAGCTGTTGGGTTTGAAGTTATGGACGAAAACTGGGGACGAAGTTATACGATTGAGTCCGGTAGTAACAAGGCGAATACAGATCCCTTAGATGGGTGGAAAAATTCAGCTCTTGATTGGGAATTGGCAATAGGTGATCCCCGAACGGCAACTTGGACGCAGGATAATAATCATCGCTGGAGTAATTTTGTAAATTTAAATGCCATTGTTTCTCAGAATAATTATGGTTGGGGTACTTATCAATTAATAACTAATGGAGTAACTAATCCCAAAACATCTACGTCTAATACTGCTCGATATGCCTGTTTAGCTCGTAATAGAGATTTGAATGGTAATGGTTATATTGATAAGGATGAACTACGTTGGTACCTTCCTGCAGTTGAGCAGTTGGTGAATGTTTGGATCGGCTCTAGTGCCATTGGTGTTGATGATCAGCTTTATCGTACTTCTCAATATTACAGCCAATTGAATCGCCCTCTATATGTCTTGTATTTTAGCAGTACTTCATGGGATAATACTTCACGTAGTAATCCCACAATTCTTTGGTCCAAGGAGGGTACATCTACGAGTGCAATAGCGGGCCCTGCTGTAGGAAACTGGTTTCCTGGTGGATATAATTTAGGTTATGATAAATTTTATACTCGATGTATGAGGAATCTTGGTAACTCTGATCCGTCTGTGCAACCTGCCTCTACAGTAAAATGGGATGTAACAAATCGGATTATAAGTCTTATTGAAACAGTAGATAAATTATATTCGGGCGCATATCGAAATACAGATGTAGATTTTATGACAACAGAGCTACCTTCCCATACCGAGCGATCTCCTCAAAATATCCCTGCGAAAAGGTTTAAAGTTGCAAATAAATATTTGGGAGAGCAGAATGGTGGTGCTCCATGGGTTTTGTCATGGAATGCATTGCGAGCAACCACAACACCGGTTCAAAGTTGTAATAAAGATTATTACGAAAAATCCGATCAATCTGATAAAGGTAAATGGCGAGTACCAAATCAAAGAGAATTACAGTTGATGTCCAGAACTAAAGTTATTGGTTCAAGTGCTGCTGATGAATCTACATTTATCTGGTCAGCAACAGGTTATACGTATAGTTTGTCTCTTGATCCTCCCATGCCAGGATATACCGGAGGAAATAGAGATAGAGCTCTTCGAGGTTCAAATAAAATGTTAACGGCTTTAGAAAAGACAGAGAGCCTCAAAGTTAGATGTGTGAGGGATTTGAAGTCAAATCAATTAGAATAA
- the rbr gene encoding rubrerythrin, translating to MEKSIKGTATEQNLLKSFAGESQARMRYTFFAVVARKEGFEQIAAIFEETADQEKEHAERFFSYLEGGMVEITAAFPAGVVSTTAENLKAAAEGENEEWSDLYPHFAEVAEQEGFPEIARLWKFISEVEKMHEERYLKLLSRVEENEVFSRDEAIKWQCRKCGYVHTGKNAPKICPSCRHEQAYFEPMKDNL from the coding sequence ATGGAAAAAAGTATCAAAGGCACAGCAACAGAGCAAAACCTGTTGAAGTCTTTTGCCGGAGAGTCGCAAGCTCGTATGAGATATACCTTCTTTGCCGTTGTGGCAAGAAAAGAAGGATTCGAGCAAATTGCCGCTATCTTTGAAGAGACTGCCGATCAAGAAAAAGAACATGCCGAACGTTTCTTCTCTTATCTTGAGGGGGGCATGGTGGAGATCACTGCTGCGTTTCCTGCAGGTGTAGTCTCAACTACTGCTGAGAACCTGAAAGCTGCTGCTGAAGGCGAAAATGAAGAATGGAGTGATCTGTATCCTCATTTTGCAGAAGTGGCTGAGCAGGAGGGATTCCCTGAGATTGCCCGCTTGTGGAAATTCATTTCTGAAGTGGAAAAAATGCACGAAGAACGTTATTTGAAGTTGCTAAGCCGGGTGGAGGAGAACGAAGTATTCTCACGTGACGAAGCTATCAAATGGCAATGCCGTAAGTGTGGTTATGTACACACAGGTAAAAACGCTCCTAAGATTTGTCCTTCATGTCGTCACGAACAGGCTTATTTTGAGCCTATGAAAGACAATTTATAA
- a CDS encoding SIR2 family NAD-dependent protein deacylase — MKKKLVVLSGAGMSAESGISTFRDSDGLWEKHRVEDVASIEGFERDPALVLEFYNQRRRDYVGCEPNAGHYDIAELEKDFQVTVVTQNVDNLHERAGSSHVIHLHGELMKNRSVKNEYVTYDVDPLHPYLKIGDLAPDGSQLRPFIVWFGEPVPMMAPAAEAVSDADILVVVGTSLNVYPAAGLLAYAQPHTPIFLIDPKPVQSSYRDDIIQITAGAGRGVKLLIGQLEKFK; from the coding sequence ATGAAAAAGAAATTAGTTGTACTAAGTGGTGCAGGCATGAGTGCCGAAAGCGGTATATCTACCTTCAGAGACAGTGACGGATTGTGGGAAAAACATCGGGTGGAAGATGTGGCTTCCATTGAAGGTTTTGAGAGAGATCCCGCTTTGGTGTTGGAGTTTTATAACCAGCGTCGCAGGGATTATGTTGGGTGTGAACCTAATGCGGGACATTATGACATAGCGGAATTGGAAAAAGACTTTCAGGTCACAGTGGTTACACAGAATGTGGACAACCTGCATGAGCGAGCAGGGAGCTCGCACGTCATTCACCTTCATGGAGAGCTGATGAAAAATCGTTCCGTCAAAAACGAATACGTCACTTATGATGTCGATCCTCTTCACCCCTATCTCAAAATAGGCGATTTGGCTCCTGATGGTAGTCAGCTCCGTCCTTTCATCGTGTGGTTTGGAGAGCCCGTGCCTATGATGGCGCCCGCCGCTGAAGCCGTCTCTGACGCTGATATTCTTGTAGTCGTGGGCACTTCGCTCAATGTCTACCCTGCTGCCGGTCTTTTGGCCTATGCACAGCCTCATACTCCTATTTTTCTTATAGACCCTAAGCCTGTACAAAGTTCTTATCGCGACGATATCATACAGATCACTGCAGGAGCAGGACGAGGCGTAAAGCTGCTCATAGGACAATTGGAGAAGTTCAAATAA
- a CDS encoding acyltransferase, whose protein sequence is MNAKRNIAIDTLRTIAIIMVITIHTCGQYVVESDVVDANYHIAAAFESIVQMGVPLFIMISGAFVLGRDEPWGTFYHKRLTHILYPLLFWLPANWIWVWIKNGSIEPLVNVFFKGQSFMHLWFLVMLIGLYLITPLLNEMLRRLTTAIRLWIATAAFLLIGIASHYYNYYYSTTPFFPFLFMDYIGYFLAGYTIRKYPPLRWGIPLIVIYTASVCGLYFIVACNNHIPKVFYVYDNLHPLIVTGSLVLYGLFYTSWGQNMKANILSRMHADVLGVYLIHLIILNIVTKAIVMTVPQVMNSALLSTIVRITFVYLISLLVIRLMKKLKIKHII, encoded by the coding sequence ATGAATGCCAAAAGAAATATAGCCATAGACACTCTACGCACCATAGCCATCATCATGGTGATCACGATACATACCTGTGGACAGTATGTAGTAGAAAGTGATGTTGTGGATGCTAACTACCACATAGCTGCGGCCTTCGAAAGTATAGTACAGATGGGTGTACCTCTTTTTATCATGATCAGCGGGGCTTTTGTTTTGGGTCGTGACGAACCGTGGGGGACATTTTATCACAAAAGACTGACTCATATTCTTTATCCTCTACTCTTTTGGCTACCGGCAAACTGGATATGGGTATGGATCAAAAATGGCTCCATAGAGCCTTTGGTCAATGTTTTTTTCAAAGGCCAATCATTTATGCATCTATGGTTCTTGGTAATGTTGATAGGACTATATCTTATCACTCCCCTACTGAATGAAATGCTGCGTCGTCTTACAACAGCAATCAGGCTTTGGATTGCCACCGCAGCATTCCTTCTTATAGGGATTGCTTCACATTATTATAACTACTATTACTCGACAACCCCCTTCTTTCCTTTTCTTTTTATGGATTACATCGGCTACTTTCTTGCCGGCTATACCATCCGTAAATACCCACCTCTCAGGTGGGGCATACCGCTGATTGTAATCTACACGGCCTCGGTATGTGGGCTCTACTTCATAGTCGCTTGCAATAATCATATACCTAAGGTCTTTTATGTGTATGACAATCTGCATCCGTTGATCGTGACAGGCAGTCTTGTTCTTTACGGTCTATTTTACACAAGTTGGGGACAAAATATGAAGGCAAATATACTATCCCGCATGCACGCTGATGTATTGGGAGTGTATCTCATTCATTTGATAATCCTCAATATTGTAACCAAAGCCATAGTAATGACAGTACCTCAAGTAATGAATTCAGCATTGCTGAGCACCATAGTTCGCATAACATTTGTTTATCTGATATCACTGCTCGTGATTCGTCTGATGAAGAAGCTCAAAATAAAGCATATCATCTAA
- the pyrH gene encoding UMP kinase produces MGKYKRVLLKLSGESLMGRQQYGIDADRLDDYARDIKIAHEDMNTQVAIVIGGGNIFRGLSGATKGFDRVKGDQMGMLATVINSLALSSALTSIGVKNRVLTAIRMEPIGEYYNKWRAIELMEAGEVVILSGGTGNPFFTTDTGSSLRGIEVEADVMLKGTRVDGIYTADPEKDATATKFDRITYDEIYRRGLKVMDLTATTMCKENNLPIVVFDMDTPGNLLKVLKGDNIGTYVCNE; encoded by the coding sequence ATGGGAAAATACAAACGTGTACTGCTCAAACTGAGCGGAGAATCTCTTATGGGACGTCAGCAATATGGTATTGACGCCGATAGATTGGACGATTATGCCCGGGATATTAAGATCGCCCATGAGGATATGAATACTCAAGTGGCTATAGTAATAGGGGGTGGAAACATCTTCCGCGGGCTTAGTGGTGCTACCAAAGGATTCGACAGAGTAAAAGGTGACCAAATGGGTATGTTGGCTACGGTGATAAACAGTTTGGCACTGAGCTCTGCCCTTACCTCAATAGGTGTAAAAAACAGAGTACTCACGGCTATCCGTATGGAGCCCATAGGTGAATATTACAATAAATGGCGAGCTATTGAACTGATGGAAGCCGGTGAGGTGGTGATCTTGTCCGGAGGTACAGGTAATCCTTTCTTTACCACAGATACAGGTTCATCCCTGAGAGGTATTGAAGTAGAAGCGGATGTCATGCTCAAAGGCACACGGGTTGATGGTATTTATACGGCAGATCCGGAAAAGGATGCTACAGCCACGAAATTTGATCGCATCACTTATGACGAGATTTATCGTAGAGGACTCAAGGTAATGGATCTTACCGCCACAACGATGTGCAAGGAAAACAACCTTCCTATTGTGGTGTTTGATATGGATACGCCCGGTAATCTGCTCAAAGTGCTAAAAGGCGATAATATCGGCACCTATGTATGCAATGAATAA
- the frr gene encoding ribosome recycling factor, with protein sequence MSEMSNYTSKAAENMEKAVEYLDEQLSRVRAGKANPKILDGIVVEYYGNSTPLSQVASVTIPDAKTIIITPWEKQLIKEIEKAIINSPLGITPENNGELIRLGIPPLTEDRRKELVKQTKAESEEAKIRVRNARRDAIDSVKKSIKADGTPEDVAKDTENEIQKIHDKYIKRIDDLFAEKEKEIMTV encoded by the coding sequence ATGAGCGAGATGAGCAACTATACATCAAAAGCGGCAGAGAACATGGAGAAGGCCGTGGAGTACCTGGACGAGCAGCTCTCAAGAGTGCGTGCAGGCAAAGCTAATCCCAAAATTCTGGATGGTATCGTAGTGGAATATTACGGCAACAGCACACCCTTGTCGCAAGTAGCGTCTGTGACCATACCCGATGCCAAAACTATCATTATCACTCCTTGGGAAAAGCAGTTGATCAAGGAGATAGAGAAGGCTATCATCAACTCACCCTTAGGAATCACGCCCGAAAACAACGGCGAGCTGATCCGTTTGGGTATCCCACCTCTGACAGAAGATCGACGTAAAGAGCTGGTGAAGCAAACTAAAGCAGAATCAGAAGAGGCTAAGATCAGAGTACGCAATGCCCGACGTGATGCTATAGACAGTGTGAAAAAGAGTATAAAAGCTGACGGCACACCGGAGGATGTAGCAAAAGATACGGAAAACGAAATACAAAAGATACATGATAAATATATCAAGCGTATTGACGATCTTTTTGCTGAGAAAGAAAAAGAAATCATGACCGTGTAA
- the rsgA gene encoding ribosome small subunit-dependent GTPase A: protein MEGLVIKNTGSHYLVRCHDEVERACMAKGNLRLKGIRSTNPITVGDHVLVDKESGNNMGVFYIKEILPRHNYIIRRASNLSKQSHILAANLDNSFLVCTISRPETSTTFIDRFLATAEAYRVPTEIIFNKIDAYDQDELRYMEMLIDLYSYVGYPCHRISAVTGEGIEEIKEQLLGKITLLSGHSGVGKSTLINALVPEAHLKTSEISEVHETGMHTTTFSQMIRLGDEHEHGYLIDTPGIKGFGTLDMDTAEVSHYFPEIFEISHQCRFSNCTHTHEPGCAVRAALERHEIAESRYTSYLSIMEDKDESKYRPEF, encoded by the coding sequence ATAGAAGGACTGGTCATCAAAAATACAGGAAGCCACTATCTGGTCAGATGTCATGACGAGGTAGAGCGAGCTTGCATGGCCAAAGGTAATCTGCGCCTCAAAGGTATACGCTCCACAAATCCCATTACGGTGGGGGATCATGTCCTTGTGGATAAAGAGAGTGGCAATAATATGGGCGTATTCTATATCAAAGAGATACTTCCCCGCCACAACTACATCATCAGACGAGCCTCCAACCTCTCCAAACAATCGCATATCCTTGCAGCCAACCTTGACAATTCGTTTCTGGTGTGCACAATATCGCGCCCGGAGACAAGCACCACTTTTATTGATCGGTTCTTAGCTACCGCCGAGGCGTATAGAGTACCCACTGAGATCATATTCAACAAGATAGATGCTTACGACCAAGACGAACTGAGATATATGGAAATGCTTATTGATCTGTACAGCTACGTCGGCTATCCCTGCCACCGCATATCGGCTGTCACGGGAGAAGGCATAGAAGAGATCAAAGAGCAACTCCTGGGTAAGATCACCCTCCTGAGCGGTCACTCGGGAGTGGGCAAAAGCACTCTTATCAATGCACTGGTGCCCGAAGCACATCTCAAAACATCCGAGATATCGGAAGTTCACGAGACAGGCATGCACACCACTACATTCTCGCAGATGATTCGCTTAGGCGATGAGCACGAGCATGGTTATCTTATCGATACACCAGGCATCAAAGGATTCGGCACATTGGATATGGACACGGCAGAGGTATCCCATTACTTTCCGGAAATATTCGAAATATCCCATCAGTGTCGTTTCAGCAATTGCACCCACACCCACGAACCGGGATGCGCTGTGAGAGCCGCACTGGAGCGGCATGAGATAGCTGAGAGCAGGTACACCAGCTACCTGAGCATTATGGAGGATAAAGACGAATCGAAATACAGACCGGAATTCTGA
- a CDS encoding polyphosphate kinase 2 family protein, producing the protein MGKQDLSISRLIHPKAGSKVNVAKLNTGYTGKIKTKEDGKRLLKENIEELQELQDELYASDKYSLLLIFQAMDAAGKDGTIAHVMTGVNPQGCQVFSFKQPSAEELDHDFMWRCYKALPERGRIGIFNRSYYEEVLITRVHPELILKQKLPGIDTAEDIDDKFFEHRYESINDMEKHLTRNGTIILKFFLNVSSETQKKRFLSRIDDPAKNWKFSAADIKERDFWSDYMKAYSDMITATNTEYAPWYIIPADHKWFMRLAVSNIIVNRLSELELKFPQLEQKDLDNLNSYRDILLNAKELLKDNEDIPQIEIN; encoded by the coding sequence ATGGGCAAGCAAGATTTATCAATAAGCAGACTAATACACCCTAAAGCGGGAAGCAAAGTAAACGTTGCCAAGCTAAACACCGGATATACCGGGAAAATAAAGACCAAAGAAGACGGCAAAAGACTGCTCAAAGAAAACATTGAAGAGTTGCAAGAGCTGCAAGACGAGCTATATGCCTCAGACAAATACTCCTTGTTGCTCATATTCCAAGCCATGGATGCAGCTGGCAAAGACGGTACCATAGCACATGTGATGACTGGTGTAAACCCACAAGGTTGCCAAGTGTTCAGTTTCAAGCAACCATCGGCAGAGGAGTTGGATCATGACTTTATGTGGCGATGCTACAAAGCTCTACCCGAGAGGGGACGTATAGGTATCTTCAATCGGAGTTACTATGAGGAGGTATTGATTACACGTGTGCACCCAGAGCTGATACTCAAGCAGAAACTCCCCGGCATCGACACGGCGGAAGATATAGATGACAAGTTCTTTGAGCATCGGTATGAGAGTATTAATGATATGGAGAAGCACCTCACACGTAATGGGACGATAATACTGAAGTTCTTTCTCAACGTTTCATCGGAAACTCAGAAGAAACGCTTTCTCTCGCGTATAGACGATCCGGCAAAAAACTGGAAATTCTCGGCTGCCGATATCAAAGAACGTGATTTTTGGTCTGATTACATGAAAGCCTATTCGGATATGATCACTGCTACCAACACAGAATATGCGCCCTGGTACATCATCCCTGCCGATCATAAGTGGTTTATGAGGCTTGCGGTAAGCAATATTATTGTAAACAGGCTAAGCGAACTGGAGCTAAAATTTCCTCAACTCGAACAAAAAGATCTTGATAATCTAAATTCATATCGTGACATACTCCTTAATGCAAAAGAACTTCTCAAAGACAACGAAGATATACCCCAAATAGAGATTAACTAA
- a CDS encoding RNA polymerase sigma factor, which translates to MEKLADNTIVYQVLEGNTEVFRFIVERYSGILYNMIVRMVDCSEDAEDLLQEVFIKVYNKLSSFHGDSSFGTWIYRVAYNETVTRLRKNKRVLMALPLNETILESDDLADEDDSEMQYRLEDLKRALDKLPPLDRNMLMMFYQEDKDVKEIAHISNLSESNVKVRLFRLRKKLKELMTASI; encoded by the coding sequence ATGGAAAAGTTAGCAGACAATACCATCGTATATCAGGTACTGGAGGGCAATACTGAGGTCTTCCGGTTTATTGTAGAGCGTTACAGCGGCATTCTCTACAATATGATTGTCCGCATGGTTGACTGCTCCGAGGATGCCGAGGATCTTTTACAGGAGGTATTCATCAAGGTATACAACAAGCTATCGTCATTTCACGGTGACAGCTCTTTCGGCACATGGATATACCGGGTAGCCTATAATGAAACGGTAACCCGCCTACGCAAAAACAAACGTGTACTCATGGCACTGCCACTCAACGAGACTATCCTGGAAAGCGATGACCTCGCAGATGAAGATGACTCCGAGATGCAATACCGGCTTGAGGATTTGAAGCGGGCGCTGGATAAGCTACCGCCATTGGATCGCAACATGCTCATGATGTTTTATCAGGAAGACAAGGACGTCAAGGAGATCGCTCATATCTCTAACCTATCCGAATCAAATGTCAAGGTTAGGTTGTTTAGATTAAGAAAGAAATTGAAAGAACTAATGACAGCAAGCATATAA